A single genomic interval of Chrysemys picta bellii isolate R12L10 chromosome 8, ASM1138683v2, whole genome shotgun sequence harbors:
- the USP33 gene encoding ubiquitin carboxyl-terminal hydrolase 33 isoform X5, translating to MSALSSDCPHLESVGEITKEELIQKSHGTCQDCKVRGPNLWACLENRCSYVGCGESHVDHSTVHSQDTKHCLTVNLTTLRVWCYTCSKEVFLDRKLGSHSPLPNARLSHQTQGNSVQDFKIPGNPTLKIPLVTVFDALDIEVEEDELKTRGLTGLKNIGNTCYMNAALQALSNCPPLTQFFLDCGGLARTDKKPAICKSYLKLMTELWHKSRPGSVVPTNLFQGIKTINPTFRGYSQQDAQEFLRCLMDLLHEELKEPVMEIEDTHSTSIEESMEEDKNQSDVDFQSCESCGSSDKAENEAGSRPFSEDYAEATMLIQDVENHSLTTKDWQKEKTPCNKFNRASSMEDLKKDKNTASETAEFLHNPGTVKVQIHSRISDYISDVHMTDLSGPQSPPSNEGVNTRLSTSPPKSGSLWSGLAPAHKKVPTVSSPKKKKYKKYRSVISDIFDGTIISSVQCLTCDRVSVTLETFQDLSLPIPGKEDLAKLHSASHQTSLVKAGSCGEAYAPQGWIAFFVEYFKRFVVSCVPSWFWGPIVTLQDCLAAFFARDELKGDNMYSCEKCKKLRNGVKFCKVQNFPEILCIHLKRFRHELMFSTKIGTHVSFPLEGLDLQPFVAKDSPAQIVTYDLLSVICHHGTASSGHYIAYCRNNLNNLWYEFDDQSVTEVPESTVQNAEAYVLFYRSTRYKLLAKIFWVRPMTMTASVFLLGIDHIVKKNTVLIEEQRRSTKRETEGIKSVDYDGTKSPAVLYFSTVAE from the exons gACACAAAGCACTGTTTAACTGTCAACCTTACCACCCTGCGTGTCTGGTGTTATACATGTAGCAAAGAGGTATTTTTGGATAGAAAATTGGGATCTCATTCTCCATTACCAAATGCCAGACTGTCTCACCAAACACAAGGAAATAGTGTACAG gattttaaaataccTGGTAATCCAACACTGAAGATTCCTCTAGTTACTGTATTTGATGCTTTAGATATAGAGGTGGAAGAAGATGAACTGAAGACAAGAG GTCTTACAGGATTGAAAAATATTGGAAACACTTGTTACATGAATGCAGCTTTACAAGCTCTTTCCAATTG CCCACCCTTGACACAGTTTTTTCTTGACTGCGGGGGCTTAGCACGAACAGATAAGAAACCAGCGATATGTAAAAGTTATCTCAAGCTGATGACAGAACTTTGGCACAAAAGCAG ACCTGGTTCCGTTGTTCCTACAAATTTGTTTCAAggaattaaaacaattaatcCAACGTTTCGAGGCTACTCCCAACAG GATGCACAAGAATTCCTGCGTTGTTTAATGGATCTGCTTCATGAAGAGCTAAAGGAACCTGTCATGGAAATAGAAGATACCCATTCTACAAGTATAGAAGAGAGTATGGAAGAAGACAAGAACCAGTCAGATGTAGATTTCCAGTCCTGTGAATCTTGTGGTAGCAGTGATAAGGCAGAAAATGAGGCTGGTTCCAGACCATTCTCAGAGGACTATGCAGAGGCTACTATGTTAATTCAAGATGTTGAAAACCACTCCCTCACAACTAAAGATTGGCAGAAAGAAAAAACACCGTGTAATAAGTTTAACCGAGCAAGTTCTatggaggatttaaaaaaagacaaaaacactgcTTCAGAAACTGCTGAATTTTTACATAATCCAGGAACAGTCAAAGTGCAAATACACAGCAGAATTTCAG ACTATATCAGTGATGTCCACATGACTGATCTGTCAGGACCGCAAAGCCCTCCCTCAAACGAAGGAGTGAATACACGTTTATCAACCTCTCCTCCAAAATCAGGCTCATTATGGTCTGGATTGGCACCTGCACACAAAAAAG TTCCAACTGTATCTTCTCCAAAAAAGAAGAAATACAAGAAATACAGGAGTGTCATATCTGACATATTTGATGGGACCATCATAAGCTCAGTGCAGTGCCTGACTTGTGATAGG GTATCTGTTACCCTGGAGACTTTTCAGGATCTGTCATTGCCTATTCCAGGTAAGGAAGACCTTGCCAAACTGCATTCTGCAAGTCATCAGACTTCTCTAGTCAAGGCAGGGTCGTGTGGTGAAGCATATGCTCCCCAGGGGTGGATAGCATTTTTTGTGGAGTACTTTAAAAG GTTTGTTGTCTCATGTGTTCCTAGCTGGTTTTGGGGTCCAATAGTAACCTTACAAGATTGTCTTGCTGCCTTTTTCGCCAGAGATGAGCTCAAGG GTGATAACATGTACAGTTGTGAAAAGTGTAAAAA GTTAAGGAATGGAGTGAAATTCTGCAAAGTGCAAAACTTTCCTGAG ATATTGTGCATTCATCTCAAAAGATTCAGACATGAGCTCATGTTTTCCACAAAAATTGGTACCCATGTATCCTTTCCCCTGGAAGGACTTGATCTTCAGCCTTTCGTTGCTAAGGACAGTCCAGCTCAGATTGTGACATATGATCTCttgtctgtcatctgccaccatggAACTGCCAGCA GTGGACATTATATAGCTTATTGTCGAAACAATTTAAATAATCTGTGGTATGAATTTGATGATCAGAGTGTCACAGAAGTACCAGAATCCACTGTACAGAATGCAGAAGCTTATGTTCTCTTCTACAG AAGCACAAGATACAAGCTGCTGGCCAAGatattctgggtcagaccaatgaccATGACTGCTTCTGTGTTCCTTTTAGGAATAGACCATATTGTCAAAAAGAACACTGTGCTTATT gaAGAGCAACGAAGAAGCacgaagagagagacagagggtaTCAAGTCTGTTGACTATGATGGAACCAAGTCTCCTGCAGTTCTATATTTCTCGACAGTGGCTGAATAA